A stretch of the Chlorobiota bacterium genome encodes the following:
- a CDS encoding YdcF family protein: protein MRGKIVIEQPNINENLNQNKNNRKWTLLLLISLCIILEVLCYFQTTFLRYGFQSLKPNYFNLFEIGNVIVFVSSIILIMNLISFWKNQKKIFLVIILFVISLVSLLAISNFQPDVISINHKNYWYANNEILKVYASFLFLKIFEYSFVKVLNKSSNINYFNILSSILKKYLKILFIISISVLLFVYFYKFKYQNERYDIAVVPGAAVWSNNIPSPVLKQRYLKAYDLLKKDKVGLIVLTGSNAPLEKAESVVAYNELIKLGADPERIVYENETHSTLQQVLYIRDNKMLMGYKRIIFVSDDFHLFRLYQITIFNGLNASFVESISPLKPKNKLFYYLRETLAVMLYWVFGV, encoded by the coding sequence ATGCGTGGAAAAATTGTAATTGAACAACCCAACATTAATGAAAATTTAAATCAAAATAAAAATAATAGAAAATGGACTCTGTTATTATTAATTTCCCTATGCATTATACTAGAGGTTTTATGCTATTTTCAGACAACATTTCTTAGGTATGGGTTTCAGAGTTTAAAGCCAAATTACTTCAACTTATTTGAAATAGGAAATGTTATTGTTTTTGTTTCGAGTATAATTTTAATTATGAATTTAATTAGTTTTTGGAAAAATCAAAAAAAAATATTTTTAGTTATAATTCTATTTGTAATATCATTAGTTTCATTATTAGCAATAAGTAATTTCCAACCAGATGTAATTTCAATTAATCATAAAAACTACTGGTACGCTAACAATGAGATTCTAAAAGTTTATGCATCTTTTTTGTTTTTGAAAATATTTGAGTACTCATTTGTTAAAGTTTTAAATAAATCTTCAAACATTAATTATTTTAATATTTTAAGTTCGATCCTTAAAAAATATTTAAAAATTTTATTTATAATATCAATTTCAGTTTTACTCTTTGTATATTTTTATAAATTCAAATATCAGAATGAAAGATATGATATAGCTGTAGTTCCAGGAGCAGCAGTTTGGAGCAATAACATTCCAAGCCCTGTATTAAAACAAAGATATTTAAAAGCCTATGATTTATTAAAGAAAGATAAAGTTGGATTAATTGTTTTAACTGGAAGTAATGCACCACTTGAAAAAGCGGAGTCAGTTGTTGCATATAATGAACTGATAAAGTTGGGTGCGGATCCTGAAAGAATAGTTTATGAAAATGAAACACATTCAACACTTCAGCAAGTACTTTATATTAGAGACAATAAAATGTTAATGGGATACAAAAGAATTATTTTCGTATCAGATGATTTTCATTTGTTCAGACTATATCAAATAACTATATTTAACGGTTTGAACGCTTCATTTGTAGAATCTATCTCACCATTAAAACCTAAGAATAAATTATTTTATTATCTACGAGAAACATTAGCAGTTATGCTTTATTGGGTATTTGGAGTATAA
- the ric gene encoding iron-sulfur cluster repair di-iron protein: MKITVDSKIGDVVALDYRTATIFENYKIDFCCGGYKTIGHSCRNNSEAENLVEELTAQINLESNSSIDFNSWQTDLLIDYIVKKHHRYVLKSVPIIKGYLTKICSVHGIKHPELFEIRDIFFDSVEELSVHMKKEEDELFPYLLSLIDNTSSFKSNFSNNEIDGNILVKDLIKDHENEGEKYRRISELTNNFTTPDDGCTTYNIALLSLKEFQSDLHLHVHLENNILFPRAVMLETIKTEGIIN; this comes from the coding sequence ATGAAAATTACTGTTGATAGCAAAATTGGTGATGTGGTAGCTTTGGATTATAGAACTGCAACAATTTTTGAAAATTACAAAATAGATTTTTGTTGTGGAGGATATAAAACAATTGGGCATTCTTGCCGGAATAATTCTGAGGCTGAAAATTTGGTTGAAGAGTTAACAGCTCAAATTAATTTAGAATCAAATTCATCAATTGATTTTAATTCTTGGCAAACTGATTTACTAATTGATTACATTGTTAAAAAACATCATCGGTATGTACTAAAAAGTGTACCGATTATTAAAGGATATTTGACTAAAATTTGTTCTGTCCATGGTATAAAACATCCAGAGTTATTTGAAATAAGAGATATCTTTTTTGATTCTGTTGAAGAATTATCTGTTCATATGAAAAAAGAAGAAGATGAATTATTTCCATATTTACTTTCATTGATTGATAATACTTCAAGTTTTAAAAGCAATTTTTCTAATAATGAAATTGATGGAAATATATTAGTTAAAGATTTGATTAAAGACCATGAAAATGAAGGAGAAAAGTATAGAAGAATATCAGAATTAACAAACAACTTTACAACTCCAGACGATGGATGTACTACTTACAATATAGCATTATTATCATTGAAAGAATTCCAAAGTGATTTGCATTTACATGTACATTTAGAGAATAATATTTTATTCCCAAGAGCAGTAATGTTAGAAACAATAAAAACTGAGGGAATTATTAATTAG
- a CDS encoding Rrf2 family transcriptional regulator has product MFSKACEYAIRATIFIALQTKNKIIVSLKDISKEIDSPIAFTGKILQSLANKNILKSIKGAGGGYEINVSYKNNSINLYDIVVAIDGENLFKSCGIGLKECNSIKPCPIHNEYKIIREGLVKLLVETTINKLVIDSKKLDSFLKN; this is encoded by the coding sequence ATGTTCTCAAAAGCTTGTGAATATGCAATTAGGGCTACAATATTTATTGCTTTGCAAACAAAAAACAAAATCATAGTAAGCCTTAAAGATATATCAAAAGAGATAGATTCACCTATTGCTTTTACAGGTAAAATTTTACAATCACTTGCAAACAAGAATATTTTAAAATCAATTAAAGGGGCTGGTGGTGGATATGAAATTAATGTAAGTTATAAAAATAATTCTATTAATTTGTATGATATTGTTGTTGCAATTGATGGAGAAAATCTATTTAAAAGTTGCGGTATTGGTTTAAAGGAATGTAATTCAATCAAACCTTGCCCAATTCATAATGAGTACAAAATTATTAGAGAAGGTTTAGTTAAGTTACTAGTAGAAACAACTATAAATAAATTAGTTATTGATTCAAAAAAGTTAGATTCATTTTTAAAGAATTAA
- a CDS encoding T9SS type A sorting domain-containing protein: MILINYTYFTKLVLISFLFFLISNSSLFSQSLEEGSTGKIYIISFPQIRSHTFIPKDQQDILDDSLGKYMPPLQPSASLGTPLVHIYSAVDQTIIIKKPNDSVINLALTGKSFTIFTALFNGSDDTPAFADTAGEVLANRSIRIESTYPIVVYCEITGTNGAEVWTPVPAESWGNEYYLASAPDDALKGVVEVNTKYNYKNDDDLNVDFVYSRPVPAPAEAVVTALDSGTDFQYIPTYYYWSKKDSSYFPYEKVTKAKLEMNDAYLIQSNADTVRDDYRMKNDIAGTRIISNKPIGVISGNTRSSAGFKDSDIHGMLKNTFKNLLIESLTPINAQGTEFVFAPVYDNKLPKQPISDYPSNGLLRLGELVRIYGTSNDTTKILKSEIISGPTFVVNSKATPASPFFPQEFGRDGSWPFIKTIEEGVLLKTDKPSQAFVTPLPVYTGPKTSEAFIDVTFLSRATFMCEITPREQWISFAPFYKAQYINIITDSIWKDQIEVKFSSVPGRPAKLNLIKAVPGTRYVWGTILLDAKFAGSPGFIQGSNGAKFAAYCYGFSDGSESRQADPVNGNYNYNESTATAYGYPVAPSRLYLAPHDSVEIKTFRDECSFMIVEAKIVNPKPSGFRSINIENDTNVAYSVLVPDKYFRVIGANFIRFTVRPKNIRVDAVADIVITDRTGYKWKVKYSHQGFKLDMIPNKIDFDSTKTAKPFVTIKNNSYKTIVVKQLGFRNAVPDFELDTIIPSNFPDTLKPGESMKVQVTIYPTDFYKNYKDNLVVVTDCDTFYVPLNLSKLKFPCIYIDDLDFGTIPPGKLVKRYIDICNLGEGILHFRNITPPGKSTFEFPNGGEFFIDPIDLLSLQNITLVRGECKKVGISFVSDTLRFNRVKAKCYSNAITCQRDTPIFYSKVIKSAPAITGTDFGGQLTTYPLSNCAKNKTPSAQNIFIWNTSNGPFTVSSFELLGQDAKDSIFRFAKKPRPAIEIGDIIRGEDTSADNKRFQEILFYPKDEKFYSCRARLTTTAGDTVETLIQGKGITAHIAINDFDFGLLSYKGLYYNDYITITALPSHPLRITGIELKGDPEISLEPLYKKPTPKDPIDLNVGDIYQVPIRFKSNTGGIKSAIICVSSNLHSYCDDSCATILARIPDDQIPQKKSDATLTGLSFKEILTCNTDTGSVVLTNTGEVPLTIKKNSIVLTSDVFVVGLIQETRLSIGQKLKIPIKFIPNKAQTESTIMFVDCFDSSGNVVVVTASSNITGKSKNITAETKIDKYFNGVPSDSIIIPITLTDDIVSADVKSLIIEVNYEPNSILLSNYNDSNKYQLLKGTILQGWDIKILSIITGKMKLELNAPQGQVLHGKGTLVNLKYNLFLSEKLNNQISYTIEQNLNKCVSFSTTKSLVLIDTVCGGKYRLIDLTNSNYTLNQNHPNPFNPSTEILFSLGLDGLTKLEIFNSIGEKLLTLINENLESGNYKFTFDGSSLPSGLYYYKLTSGVYSKTKPMILQK; this comes from the coding sequence ATGATTCTTATTAATTATACTTACTTTACAAAGTTAGTTCTTATCTCTTTTCTTTTCTTTTTAATCTCAAATTCTTCATTATTTTCCCAATCATTAGAAGAAGGTTCTACAGGTAAAATATACATCATATCGTTTCCACAAATTAGATCTCATACATTTATTCCTAAAGATCAACAAGATATTCTTGATGATTCATTGGGCAAATATATGCCACCACTTCAACCATCAGCATCACTTGGTACTCCATTAGTTCATATTTATTCGGCAGTTGATCAAACTATAATTATTAAAAAACCTAACGATTCAGTAATTAATCTTGCCTTAACTGGTAAGTCATTTACAATATTTACAGCATTGTTTAACGGATCTGATGATACTCCTGCATTTGCAGATACAGCAGGGGAAGTATTAGCAAACAGAAGTATTAGAATAGAGTCAACATATCCAATTGTTGTTTATTGTGAAATTACAGGAACAAACGGTGCCGAAGTATGGACTCCCGTTCCAGCTGAAAGTTGGGGGAATGAATATTATTTAGCATCTGCACCTGATGATGCTTTAAAGGGAGTTGTTGAAGTGAATACAAAGTATAATTATAAGAATGATGATGATTTAAATGTTGATTTTGTTTATAGCAGACCAGTTCCTGCACCTGCTGAGGCGGTTGTTACAGCACTTGATAGTGGTACTGATTTTCAGTATATCCCGACATATTATTATTGGTCAAAAAAAGATTCTTCTTATTTCCCTTATGAAAAAGTTACTAAAGCTAAATTAGAAATGAATGATGCTTACTTAATTCAAAGTAATGCCGATACTGTAAGAGATGATTATAGGATGAAAAATGATATTGCTGGGACTAGAATTATTTCTAACAAACCAATTGGTGTTATTTCAGGAAATACAAGATCTAGTGCAGGTTTTAAAGATTCTGATATACATGGTATGTTAAAAAATACTTTTAAGAATTTACTTATTGAGTCTTTAACACCAATTAATGCACAAGGAACAGAGTTTGTATTTGCACCAGTTTATGATAACAAACTTCCTAAGCAGCCAATATCTGATTACCCTAGTAATGGACTTTTGAGGTTAGGAGAATTAGTTAGAATTTATGGAACATCAAATGATACAACAAAAATTCTAAAATCTGAGATTATTAGTGGTCCTACATTTGTAGTAAACTCAAAAGCAACCCCTGCTTCTCCTTTTTTTCCTCAAGAATTTGGTCGAGATGGAAGTTGGCCTTTTATAAAAACTATAGAAGAAGGAGTTCTTCTAAAAACAGATAAACCTTCACAAGCATTTGTTACTCCATTACCGGTTTATACAGGTCCAAAAACTTCAGAAGCATTTATAGATGTTACATTTCTTTCTCGAGCAACTTTCATGTGCGAGATAACTCCAAGAGAACAGTGGATTAGTTTTGCTCCTTTTTATAAAGCTCAGTATATAAATATTATAACTGATTCAATTTGGAAAGATCAAATTGAAGTAAAATTTAGTTCAGTACCTGGCAGACCTGCAAAACTAAATCTTATTAAAGCTGTACCAGGTACTAGATATGTTTGGGGTACTATATTACTTGATGCAAAATTTGCTGGTAGCCCAGGATTTATTCAGGGTTCAAATGGTGCAAAATTTGCTGCATATTGTTATGGATTTTCTGATGGATCTGAATCTAGACAAGCCGATCCAGTAAATGGTAACTACAATTATAATGAATCAACAGCAACTGCGTATGGTTATCCAGTTGCTCCGAGTAGACTCTATTTAGCTCCACATGATTCTGTTGAAATTAAAACTTTTAGAGATGAATGTAGCTTTATGATAGTTGAAGCAAAAATAGTTAATCCAAAACCTTCAGGATTTCGATCTATTAATATTGAAAATGATACTAATGTTGCTTATAGTGTATTAGTACCTGATAAATATTTCAGAGTAATTGGTGCAAACTTTATTAGGTTTACAGTTAGACCTAAAAATATAAGAGTAGATGCTGTTGCAGATATTGTAATAACCGATAGAACTGGGTATAAATGGAAAGTTAAATATTCACATCAAGGATTTAAACTTGATATGATTCCTAACAAAATTGATTTTGATTCTACTAAAACTGCTAAACCATTTGTTACAATAAAGAATAATTCATATAAAACAATTGTTGTTAAACAACTTGGATTTAGAAATGCTGTTCCAGATTTTGAACTAGATACTATAATACCTTCAAACTTCCCTGATACTCTAAAACCTGGTGAGAGTATGAAAGTTCAAGTTACTATTTATCCAACAGATTTTTACAAGAATTATAAAGATAATTTAGTAGTTGTTACTGATTGCGATACTTTTTATGTTCCTTTGAATTTAAGTAAACTAAAATTTCCTTGTATTTACATTGATGACCTTGACTTTGGAACTATTCCACCTGGAAAGTTAGTTAAAAGGTATATTGATATTTGTAATTTGGGAGAAGGTATTTTGCATTTTAGGAATATTACTCCTCCTGGTAAATCAACATTTGAGTTTCCTAATGGAGGTGAATTTTTCATTGATCCAATCGATTTGCTATCTTTACAAAACATTACTTTAGTAAGAGGCGAATGTAAAAAAGTAGGTATTTCTTTTGTTTCAGATACACTTAGATTTAATAGGGTAAAAGCTAAATGCTATAGTAATGCAATTACTTGTCAGAGAGATACACCTATTTTTTATTCAAAAGTTATTAAATCTGCACCAGCCATAACAGGAACAGATTTCGGTGGTCAATTAACTACATATCCACTTAGCAATTGTGCAAAAAACAAAACCCCTTCAGCACAGAATATTTTTATTTGGAATACAAGTAATGGTCCATTTACAGTTTCTTCATTTGAGCTTTTAGGCCAAGATGCAAAAGATAGTATTTTTAGATTTGCAAAAAAACCACGTCCTGCAATTGAAATTGGTGATATTATAAGAGGTGAAGATACTTCAGCTGATAATAAAAGATTTCAGGAGATTTTATTTTATCCAAAAGATGAGAAGTTCTATTCTTGCAGAGCAAGGTTAACAACAACTGCAGGTGATACTGTTGAAACTCTAATTCAGGGTAAAGGTATTACTGCTCATATTGCAATCAATGATTTTGATTTTGGATTGTTAAGTTATAAAGGACTTTATTATAATGATTATATTACTATAACTGCACTTCCTTCACATCCTTTAAGGATAACTGGAATTGAACTTAAAGGTGATCCAGAAATTTCACTAGAACCATTATATAAAAAACCAACTCCTAAGGATCCTATTGATTTAAATGTTGGCGATATTTATCAAGTTCCAATTAGGTTTAAATCAAATACTGGTGGAATAAAAAGTGCAATAATTTGTGTATCATCTAATCTTCATTCATATTGTGATGATTCTTGTGCCACAATCTTAGCAAGGATTCCAGATGATCAAATTCCACAAAAAAAATCAGATGCAACTTTAACTGGTTTATCATTCAAAGAGATTCTTACTTGTAATACAGATACAGGATCAGTTGTTTTAACTAATACTGGTGAAGTGCCATTAACCATTAAGAAAAATTCTATTGTTCTGACTAGTGATGTTTTTGTTGTAGGATTAATTCAAGAGACAAGATTATCAATAGGTCAGAAACTTAAGATCCCAATAAAGTTTATTCCAAACAAAGCTCAAACTGAATCAACTATCATGTTTGTTGATTGCTTTGATTCTTCTGGTAATGTTGTAGTTGTAACTGCTTCTTCTAATATTACAGGTAAATCTAAGAATATAACAGCCGAAACAAAAATTGATAAATATTTTAATGGAGTACCTTCAGATTCAATAATTATCCCAATAACTTTAACAGATGATATTGTAAGTGCCGATGTTAAGTCCTTAATTATTGAAGTTAATTATGAACCGAACTCAATTTTATTATCAAACTATAATGATTCTAATAAATATCAGCTGCTAAAAGGAACTATCTTACAAGGTTGGGATATCAAAATTTTATCTATAATAACTGGAAAAATGAAACTTGAGTTGAATGCTCCACAAGGTCAAGTATTACATGGAAAAGGAACATTGGTAAATTTAAAGTACAATCTATTCCTAAGTGAAAAATTAAATAATCAAATTTCCTATACAATTGAGCAAAATCTGAATAAATGTGTTTCTTTTTCAACAACTAAAAGCTTAGTTCTTATTGATACAGTTTGTGGTGGAAAATACAGGTTAATTGATTTAACTAATAGTAATTATACATTAAATCAAAATCATCCCAATCCATTCAATCCTTCAACTGAAATTCTTTTTTCTTTAGGTTTAGATGGTTTGACTAAACTTGAAATATTTAATTCAATAGGTGAAAAATTATTGACATTAATAAATGAAAATCTTGAATCTGGTAATTATAAATTTACTTTTGATGGTAGTTCATTACCAAGTGGTTTGTATTATTACAAATTAACTTCAGGTGTTTACTCAAAAACTAAACCGATGATTCTTCAAAAGTAA
- a CDS encoding ATP-binding protein has translation MLSDSQLKSFISYGNLPLIGRLDLIKQAKEFIEKTSIANHLRLCLITGEAGVGKSSFVRILLEELSKNKIIALHLKFYPESESSLLTLISNTINSESTLHLIRSSPSNNLSEIIQIIRKLSRIKITTLVIEDVNLMNKNSQSELVQIMDALSDESFSIVLISRPIGGIIRSIIEIYLEDEIKIHGLSMLEIIELWKLIFDTNPIDSIIESLYYHTKGNALVLRSSLRALIKENVISLQANGWFFEDDYEKCNSIIMKCAKSVCDGILLTLNNSELSYLKTLASLGELFSIEAANILIGDDSKIINTLVDNGIIVESHYSVRAISGSTNSIFPTYAFSNSIVYESMQHLSTFNSKKYTSIICNNLPIYSFIYFENFLKINFNELDINDLILTFENILDIHATVAQTSENKYSQKVFNCAKKILKYLKVKIDVTVYNRMEAALKCGYLFSIRESIAEDEYLKQITELVDSTKNFETIEEGDVRLNALLLYVYSKNLISSKNNSTPENYSLLSEFKNVLDIITKFPDLRYSDNYISCLDGFLAIALDLFSIKNNIEIIKVIENQFNLLSNDYELELELREGLLKTVGGSLLLVEVNSISEINKKKELLKRLEQIKYLPVETIVSMVRFLIRIGEIKKGVELLQRAEIESNKISHNTSIINCKIYRIFSNILLNENIENVESLCLDFINTYPNEKQNLFILLIYGVNFRLDKKKLVNLLEKIDLNFDVNIKILPIEMRILYYQIIENYFEINKIVSENSNNQLCDILEPIKNNKTFGENESVIIKFLIVDNLTLRTVSFKISVIRYLLYLKDTSETIKSKIKDTLTSISIWFLDRELFEILRVFIKEFEGYINSLEVNLIGSELQKIYKSNLTLRNQIQNNESKLRVSVLGEFSIALPLNQYEKVRGERIKNAIGAIVANQMLSKKLSLDDFNTLVTEEINPSIAKSLMRKVRFRLREIVNEKYFEQVDSEPINFKNTEVNIDLIDAQLLLKNALKLFKQNNLINSGEQLIKLFEIVKDHVPFPGLYSDFYESLREDWENAIRDATLMIGKKLLEEEYLSIAEELFYKSIILMPDDDELVFYLERILTLQNRQAEAEIIRNKI, from the coding sequence ATGTTATCAGATTCGCAACTAAAATCATTTATCAGTTATGGGAATTTACCCCTGATTGGTAGGCTAGATCTAATCAAACAAGCAAAAGAATTTATTGAGAAAACATCTATTGCAAATCATTTAAGATTATGCTTAATAACTGGTGAGGCTGGTGTTGGTAAATCTTCATTTGTAAGGATTCTCTTAGAAGAATTGAGTAAAAATAAAATAATTGCTCTACATCTAAAATTTTACCCTGAGTCGGAATCATCTTTATTAACTCTAATTTCAAATACCATTAATTCTGAATCAACTTTACATTTAATTAGATCATCACCCTCAAATAACTTATCTGAAATTATTCAAATTATAAGAAAATTGTCAAGAATTAAAATTACAACTTTAGTAATTGAAGATGTTAATTTGATGAACAAAAATTCTCAGTCGGAACTTGTTCAAATTATGGATGCATTAAGCGATGAATCATTTTCTATTGTATTGATATCCAGACCAATTGGAGGTATAATCAGGAGTATTATTGAAATATATTTGGAGGATGAAATTAAAATTCATGGGCTAAGTATGTTAGAGATAATTGAATTATGGAAACTCATTTTTGATACAAATCCTATTGATTCAATTATAGAATCATTATATTATCATACAAAAGGAAATGCATTAGTTCTCAGGTCTTCGTTAAGAGCTCTAATTAAAGAAAATGTTATATCACTTCAAGCAAATGGATGGTTTTTTGAAGATGATTATGAAAAATGTAATTCTATAATTATGAAATGTGCCAAATCTGTATGTGATGGGATATTATTAACATTAAACAACTCTGAGTTATCATACTTAAAAACATTAGCATCTCTTGGCGAGTTATTTTCTATTGAAGCAGCCAACATATTAATAGGTGATGATAGTAAAATTATTAACACATTAGTTGATAATGGAATTATAGTTGAATCACATTATTCAGTTAGGGCAATTTCTGGGAGCACGAATAGTATATTTCCAACTTATGCATTCTCAAACAGTATAGTGTATGAAAGTATGCAACATTTGAGTACTTTTAATTCTAAAAAATATACTTCAATAATCTGTAATAATTTACCTATTTATTCTTTCATTTATTTTGAAAATTTCTTAAAAATAAATTTTAATGAACTAGACATTAATGATTTAATATTAACATTTGAAAATATCTTAGATATTCATGCAACAGTAGCACAAACAAGTGAAAATAAATATTCTCAAAAAGTATTTAATTGTGCAAAAAAAATTCTTAAATATTTAAAAGTTAAAATTGATGTAACTGTTTATAATAGAATGGAAGCAGCCCTAAAATGTGGATATTTATTTTCTATTAGAGAATCCATTGCAGAGGATGAATATTTAAAACAAATTACTGAATTAGTTGATTCAACAAAGAATTTTGAAACGATTGAGGAAGGTGATGTTAGGTTAAATGCTTTACTGCTTTATGTATATTCTAAAAATCTAATTTCGTCGAAAAATAATAGTACCCCAGAAAATTATTCGTTGTTGTCAGAATTTAAAAATGTATTGGATATTATAACCAAATTCCCTGATTTGAGATATTCAGATAACTACATAAGTTGTCTTGACGGTTTCTTAGCTATTGCTTTAGATTTGTTTTCTATTAAAAATAATATTGAAATTATCAAAGTAATTGAAAACCAGTTTAACCTTTTAAGTAATGATTATGAATTGGAGTTAGAGCTCCGTGAGGGATTACTTAAAACTGTTGGAGGATCTTTACTATTAGTTGAAGTTAATTCAATTTCAGAAATTAATAAAAAGAAAGAGTTACTCAAAAGACTAGAACAAATAAAATATTTACCAGTTGAAACAATTGTATCAATGGTTAGATTTTTGATTAGGATTGGAGAAATAAAAAAAGGTGTTGAGTTATTGCAAAGAGCTGAAATTGAATCAAATAAAATTTCACATAACACTTCTATTATTAACTGTAAGATTTATAGAATTTTTTCAAACATTTTACTAAATGAAAATATTGAAAATGTTGAATCATTATGTCTTGACTTTATAAATACATATCCAAATGAAAAACAGAATTTATTTATTCTGTTAATTTATGGAGTTAATTTTAGATTAGATAAAAAAAAATTAGTGAATCTATTAGAAAAAATTGATTTGAATTTTGATGTGAATATCAAGATATTACCTATTGAAATGAGAATATTATATTATCAAATCATAGAGAATTATTTCGAAATAAATAAAATTGTTTCAGAAAATTCTAATAATCAATTGTGTGACATTTTAGAGCCAATAAAAAACAATAAAACATTTGGAGAAAATGAATCCGTAATAATAAAATTTCTAATTGTAGATAACTTAACTTTAAGAACAGTATCATTCAAAATATCAGTTATTAGGTATTTGCTTTATTTAAAGGATACATCTGAAACAATAAAAAGTAAAATAAAGGACACATTAACTTCAATTTCAATTTGGTTTTTAGATAGAGAATTATTTGAGATCCTTAGAGTTTTTATTAAAGAATTCGAGGGATATATTAATTCTCTAGAGGTGAATTTAATTGGTTCGGAGTTACAAAAAATTTACAAATCAAATTTAACATTACGAAATCAAATTCAAAACAATGAGTCAAAGTTAAGAGTATCTGTTCTAGGTGAATTCTCAATTGCTTTACCGTTAAATCAATATGAAAAAGTTAGAGGAGAAAGGATAAAGAATGCAATTGGAGCAATAGTTGCAAATCAAATGTTATCAAAAAAACTCTCACTTGATGACTTTAATACTTTAGTTACAGAAGAAATTAACCCTAGTATTGCTAAGAGTTTGATGAGAAAAGTTAGGTTCAGATTAAGAGAGATTGTGAACGAAAAATATTTTGAACAAGTTGATTCTGAGCCAATTAATTTTAAAAATACAGAGGTAAATATTGATTTGATAGATGCACAATTATTACTTAAAAATGCACTCAAGTTGTTTAAGCAGAACAATCTAATAAACTCTGGAGAACAACTTATTAAATTGTTTGAAATTGTAAAAGATCATGTTCCTTTTCCTGGATTATATTCAGATTTTTATGAATCATTACGCGAAGATTGGGAAAATGCAATTAGAGATGCAACCTTAATGATAGGCAAAAAATTGTTAGAAGAAGAATACCTTTCTATTGCAGAAGAACTGTTTTACAAATCAATAATTCTAATGCCAGATGATGATGAGTTAGTTTTTTATTTAGAGAGAATTTTAACTTTACAGAATAGACAAGCCGAAGCTGAAATTATTCGAAATAAGATTTAG
- a CDS encoding M42 family metallopeptidase produces MLNCKTLENLVAIDSPTGYTQNSCRYIFNILKEYGWEPQYTNKGAVKCSFGNNPEIAIAAHTDTLGAIVSGINPNGTLSFSLLGSPLLPSFESEYVRIYTLEGKIYTGTMLLNNPSTHANRGAGNTERTTANMHIRIDEVVKNKDDVKKLGINNGDIIAFETKYHETPSGFIKSRFMDNKAGCFVLLELARRIKEQNLNLPVEIFFSNYEEVGHGGTCGYSSTIKELLVIDMGTLGDGLEGDEFSCSICAKDNSGPYDYNFRKKLVEICKKNNIAYKVDVYPYYSSDGSAALLAGNEFRVALIGPGVAASHGMERTHKDGIEATIQLCLKYISTDD; encoded by the coding sequence ATGTTAAATTGTAAAACATTAGAAAATTTAGTAGCTATTGATTCCCCTACAGGGTACACCCAAAATTCATGCAGATATATTTTTAATATTCTAAAAGAATATGGTTGGGAACCACAATACACAAATAAAGGAGCTGTAAAATGTTCTTTTGGAAACAACCCAGAAATTGCAATCGCTGCTCATACCGATACTTTAGGTGCTATTGTTTCGGGTATAAACCCAAATGGAACTTTATCTTTCTCTTTACTTGGTTCACCTCTATTACCAAGTTTTGAAAGTGAATATGTAAGAATTTATACATTAGAAGGAAAAATTTATACAGGAACAATGTTGTTAAACAACCCTTCAACACATGCAAATAGAGGTGCAGGGAATACTGAAAGAACAACTGCAAATATGCATATTAGAATAGATGAGGTAGTGAAAAATAAAGATGATGTAAAAAAATTGGGTATAAATAATGGAGATATAATAGCTTTTGAAACTAAGTATCATGAAACTCCAAGTGGATTTATCAAATCAAGATTCATGGATAATAAAGCAGGTTGTTTTGTTTTATTGGAATTAGCTAGAAGAATTAAAGAACAAAATTTAAATTTACCAGTTGAAATATTTTTTTCAAATTATGAAGAAGTTGGTCATGGTGGTACTTGCGGATATTCCTCAACAATAAAAGAATTATTGGTTATTGATATGGGTACTTTAGGAGATGGACTTGAAGGAGATGAGTTTAGTTGTTCAATTTGTGCTAAAGATAATTCTGGACCTTATGACTATAATTTTAGGAAAAAGTTAGTTGAAATTTGTAAGAAAAACAATATTGCTTATAAAGTAGATGTTTATCCTTATTACAGTTCAGATGGATCTGCTGCATTGCTTGCCGGAAATGAATTTCGTGTAGCCCTTATTGGTCCAGGTGTTGCTGCCTCTCACGGAATGGAAAGAACACATAAAGATGGCATAGAGGCAACTATACAATTATGTTTGAAATATATTTCAACTGATGATTAA